One genomic segment of Amycolatopsis sp. WQ 127309 includes these proteins:
- a CDS encoding TIGR03618 family F420-dependent PPOX class oxidoreductase, giving the protein MLDDDVRALAAARSLGIFTTLMPGGQPQTSAVWPHSDERHILVGTNTSRQKYRNVVGDPRVTILLLDPENSRRYIEVRGRIVDVERGEAALALARTTFTKWTGKPEIRPAEGDRVLLRMQADHIHRKE; this is encoded by the coding sequence GTGCTCGATGACGACGTCCGCGCGCTCGCGGCCGCGCGCAGCCTCGGCATCTTCACCACCCTCATGCCGGGCGGCCAGCCGCAGACCAGTGCCGTGTGGCCGCACTCGGACGAACGGCACATCCTGGTCGGCACCAACACCTCGCGGCAGAAGTACCGCAACGTCGTCGGCGACCCGCGGGTGACGATCCTGCTGCTGGACCCCGAAAACAGCCGCCGCTACATCGAGGTCCGCGGCCGGATCGTGGACGTCGAACGCGGCGAGGCGGCGCTCGCACTGGCCCGCACCACGTTCACCAAGTGGACCGGCAAGCCGGAGATCCGCCCGGCGGAAGGCGACCGGGTGCTGCTGCGGATGCAGGCCGACCACATTCACCGGAAGGAGTGA
- a CDS encoding sulfurtransferase: MGEPVVGPEEIRRADVTLVDVRWYLDGRSGAAAYEAGHLPGAVWVDLDTVLSGPPDPAGGRHPIPTPEAFAEGLGRAGVADDATVVAYDDNGGAHAARLVWLLRLLGRPAALLDGGLSAWQGELETGVVTRPPVTRRVVAWPAGVFRTADEAARAPVLLDARAPERYSGESVLPSDVRSGHIPGAVNAPWAANLNEDKTFASRERLREHYGALGVTGDSDVTVYCGSGVTACHDLLALELIGVRASLYPGSWSAWSAEPARPITTGNQPR, translated from the coding sequence ATGGGAGAACCCGTCGTCGGCCCGGAGGAGATCCGCCGGGCCGACGTCACCCTCGTGGACGTGCGCTGGTACCTCGACGGGCGCAGCGGTGCGGCCGCCTACGAGGCCGGCCACCTCCCCGGCGCGGTCTGGGTCGATCTCGACACCGTGCTCAGCGGCCCGCCGGATCCGGCGGGTGGCCGGCACCCGATTCCCACGCCGGAAGCCTTCGCCGAAGGCCTGGGCCGGGCCGGCGTGGCGGACGACGCCACGGTGGTCGCCTACGACGACAACGGCGGGGCCCACGCGGCTCGCCTGGTCTGGCTGCTGCGGCTGCTGGGCCGGCCGGCGGCCCTGCTCGACGGCGGTTTGTCGGCGTGGCAAGGAGAACTGGAGACGGGGGTGGTCACGCGGCCGCCGGTGACGCGCCGGGTCGTCGCCTGGCCGGCCGGTGTCTTCCGCACCGCGGACGAAGCCGCGCGGGCGCCGGTCCTGCTGGACGCGCGGGCACCCGAGCGGTACTCGGGCGAGAGCGTGCTGCCCAGCGACGTCCGATCGGGACACATCCCGGGTGCGGTCAACGCGCCGTGGGCGGCCAACCTCAACGAAGACAAGACATTCGCCTCCCGGGAACGGCTGCGCGAGCACTACGGCGCGCTCGGCGTCACCGGCGACTCCGACGTCACGGTCTACTGCGGCAGCGGCGTGACGGCGTGTCACGACCTGCTGGCGCTGGAACTGATCGGCGTGCGGGCGTCGCTGTACCCCGGGAGCTGGTCGGCGTGGTCGGCGGAGCCGGCCCGCCCGATAACGACAGGGAACCAACCACGATGA
- a CDS encoding LLM class flavin-dependent oxidoreductase, whose translation MDLGLITFGSLLPDVRTGTTLSQRQRLRDVVRAAKEAEDLGYAWYTVGEHHFRDRDVIPSPAVVLAAIAENTSTIRLATGTTLVANRDPVLVAEDYAVVDLLSDGRLEMIVGGSFFPEPYAVFDQAPATKGARKRENLELLQRLWTEERVTWRGEFRPPLDDVLVQPRLAQPRPPLWISGGTNPDSIALAVGHGLPMVFGTTAREPAAFVPFFDAYRDQWRERRGGEPGRLGAASHAFVAKTSQEARALWSTYIESYLSARKDGPLDFDGHIGPTGPALCGSPAEVVDKLGRLRQLWGHDLHLLSVDIGGIPYATVQGATELIAAEVLPQVRRGTVAAGAR comes from the coding sequence ATGGACCTAGGGCTGATCACGTTCGGCAGCCTGCTGCCCGACGTCCGCACCGGCACCACCCTCAGCCAGCGCCAGCGGCTCCGGGACGTGGTCCGCGCGGCCAAGGAGGCCGAGGACCTCGGGTACGCCTGGTACACCGTGGGTGAGCACCACTTCCGGGACCGGGACGTGATCCCGTCGCCCGCGGTCGTGCTGGCCGCGATCGCGGAGAACACCTCGACGATCCGCCTGGCGACGGGCACGACGCTGGTGGCCAACCGCGACCCGGTCCTCGTCGCCGAGGACTACGCGGTGGTCGACCTGCTGTCCGACGGCCGCCTGGAGATGATCGTCGGCGGCTCGTTCTTCCCCGAACCGTACGCGGTGTTCGACCAGGCCCCGGCGACCAAGGGCGCCCGCAAGCGGGAGAACCTCGAACTGCTGCAACGGTTGTGGACCGAGGAGCGGGTCACCTGGCGGGGCGAGTTCCGGCCGCCGCTGGACGACGTCCTGGTGCAGCCCCGGCTCGCGCAGCCCCGGCCGCCGCTGTGGATCAGCGGCGGCACCAACCCCGACTCGATCGCGCTGGCCGTCGGCCACGGCCTGCCCATGGTGTTCGGCACCACGGCCCGGGAGCCGGCCGCGTTCGTGCCGTTCTTCGACGCCTACCGCGACCAGTGGCGCGAGCGCCGGGGCGGCGAGCCAGGCCGGCTGGGCGCGGCGAGCCACGCGTTCGTGGCCAAGACGTCCCAGGAGGCGCGGGCGTTGTGGTCGACGTACATCGAGAGCTACCTCAGCGCCCGCAAGGACGGGCCCCTGGACTTCGACGGCCACATCGGCCCCACCGGCCCCGCGCTCTGCGGCAGCCCGGCCGAGGTCGTCGACAAGCTGGGCCGGCTGCGGCAGCTGTGGGGCCACGACCTGCACCTGCTGTCGGTCGACATCGGCGGGATCCCTTATGCCACCGTGCAAGGCGCCACGGAGCTGATCGCCGCCGAAGTGCTGCCCCAGGTCCGGCGCGGGACGGTGGCCGCCGGTGCTCGATGA